The Syntrophotalea acetylenivorans genome contains the following window.
AAATCCGTCCCGCTACCCTTTAAGGAGCGGGAATCCCATCTTCTCCCGCAGGGCAACATACCCTTCGGCACAGAGACGGGACAGAGTACGAACCCGCCCGATGTAGTGGGCCCGCTCGGTAACCGAAATCACCCCGCGAGCATCGAGCAGATTAAAGGCATGGGATGCCTTGAGTACGAAGTCGTACGCAGGAAAAACCAGTTGTTTTTCTACCAGCCGGGAACATTCCTTTTCGTACATATCGAACGATTTGAACAACATCTCAGTGTCAGCCACCTCGAAATTGTAAGTCGAAAATTCAACTTCGGTCTGATGGTGGACGTCGCCGTACTTGATGCCCGGCGCCCATTCCAGATCGTATACATTATCGACTCCCTGCAGATACATGGCGATCCGCTCGCAGCCGTAGGTAATTTCCGATGACACCGGTTTCAGGTCGATACCGCCCACCTGTTGAAAGTAGGTAAACTGGGTAATCTCCATACCGTCCAACCAGACTTCCCAGCCGAGTCCCCAAGCACCGAGGGTCGGAGATTCCCAGTCGTCCTCGACAAAACGGATGTCGTGCTGGGACGGGCTGATACCGAAGCTTTTCAGGGAATCAAGATAGAGTTCCTGAATGTTCATGGGCGACGGTTTCATGATCACCTGAAACTGGTAATAGTGCTGCAACCGGTTGGGATTTTCACCGTAGCGACCGTCGGTAGGACGCCGCGAAGGCTCGACGTAAGCGACCTTCCAGGGCTCGGGACCGAGGACACGTAAAAAGGTGGCCGGATGGAAAGTACCGGCACCTTTTTCCAGGTCATAAGGCTGTTGAAGGATACACCCCTGGCCGGCCCAGTAATTTTGTAGGGAAAGAATGAGTTCTTGAAATGTCACAATGCCTCCAGGCTTTTGCCGCCGGCCGGAACGTAAGCGGCTCTTAGGCAGCGGGGTTATCAGGGGTGCAAAGGTAGCTTTTTTTACCGGCTCCTGTCAACCCAAATTGGCCCCTGAAAAGCTAGCGAATAGCCGCCACGCGGGCCTTGCCAACCAACATCTGTTCCATGAAGGACAGAGACTTGGGCGGTCGGCTCAAGTGCTGGCGAAGAGCATCGGCCAACACCTTGCCCCCCTCGGTTAAAGTCCGTTCGCTAAACCGGAACCCTTCAAACAGAGTCAGCGGCGATTGCAGAGAGCGGCCCAGGGTTCCGAAGGTCATAACCGAAACCTTCAGGGGAACCGATGGCGAAGCGCAGTCGAGACACAGACAGCCGCCAGCTTTTGCGGAAAAGGCGGCCTGATCTCCGTCAAGGGCAACATTGCAGGCGGCGCAATGCAGAAAATGAGGAGCATAGCCGGCCAGGGCCAGCAGCCGCAACTCAAACAGCAACCGAGCCTCCAGAGACAGTCCTTTCTTTGCCAGATGATCGAGAAAGGCTTGCAGCAGATGAAAAACCTCGGACTGTACCTGTTGCTCTCC
Protein-coding sequences here:
- the glyQ gene encoding glycine--tRNA ligase subunit alpha, with the translated sequence MTFQELILSLQNYWAGQGCILQQPYDLEKGAGTFHPATFLRVLGPEPWKVAYVEPSRRPTDGRYGENPNRLQHYYQFQVIMKPSPMNIQELYLDSLKSFGISPSQHDIRFVEDDWESPTLGAWGLGWEVWLDGMEITQFTYFQQVGGIDLKPVSSEITYGCERIAMYLQGVDNVYDLEWAPGIKYGDVHHQTEVEFSTYNFEVADTEMLFKSFDMYEKECSRLVEKQLVFPAYDFVLKASHAFNLLDARGVISVTERAHYIGRVRTLSRLCAEGYVALREKMGFPLLKG
- the recO gene encoding DNA repair protein RecO, encoding MQQQNSEAIILHHLDYKDADRIVTCFSLEQGLLKGFARNARKSRKRFGTALEPFSQVRLHWTDKAGSDMVFLQEAELIDLRSGLRKDIGALALASYGCELVEGLFGEQQVQSEVFHLLQAFLDHLAKKGLSLEARLLFELRLLALAGYAPHFLHCAACNVALDGDQAAFSAKAGGCLCLDCASPSVPLKVSVMTFGTLGRSLQSPLTLFEGFRFSERTLTEGGKVLADALRQHLSRPPKSLSFMEQMLVGKARVAAIR